A portion of the Bubalus kerabau isolate K-KA32 ecotype Philippines breed swamp buffalo chromosome 1, PCC_UOA_SB_1v2, whole genome shotgun sequence genome contains these proteins:
- the LOC129641617 gene encoding 17-beta-hydroxysteroid dehydrogenase type 6, translating into MWLYLAVLVGLYYLLRWYRERQVVSHLRDKFVFITGCDSGFGNQLARQLDLRGLRVLAGCLTEQGAEQLRNQTSDRLQTVILDVTKTESIAVATEWVKERVGDRGLWGLVNNAGIFHSHGYAEWIKIETYRDTLRVNLIGVIEVTLSMLPLIRRAQGRIVNVSSILGRIAFFGAVYSCSKYGVEAFSDILRRELQHFGVKVSMVEPGYFRTAMTDCQKFSEIMKQTWKEAPTHIKETYGQKFFDAYHDLMKQGLLSCSTNLNLVTDCMEHALTSVHPRTRYSAGWDAQFFFVPLSYLPTSLADYILTRSWPKPAQAV; encoded by the exons ATGTGGCTGTACCTGGCAGTCCTCGTGGGCCTGTACTACCTCCTGCGCTGGTACCGAGAGAGGCAGGTGGTGAGCCACCTCCGGGACAAGTTTGTCTTCATCACGGGCTGTGACTCGGGCTTTGGGAACCAGCTGGCCAGGCAGCTGGACCTGCGAGGCTTGAGGGTCCTGGCTGGGTGTCTGACGGAGCAGGGGGCCGAGCAGCTGAGGAACCAGACATCAGACAGGCTGCAGACAGTGATTCTGGACGTCACCAAGACAGAGAGCATCGCTGTGGCCACTGAGTGGGTGAAGGAGCGTGTTGGGGACAGAG ggCTCTGGGGTCTGGTCAACAATGCAGGCATTTTTCACTCACATGGCTATGCTGAGTGGATAAAGATTGAGACCTACAGGGATACCCTTAGGGTGAACCTCATTGGTGTGATAGAGGTGACCCTGAGCATGCTTCCCCTGATCAGGAGAGCACAGGGGAGAATTGTCAATGTCTCCAGCATTCTGGGAAGAATTGCTTTCTTTGGAGCAGTCTACAGTTGTTCCAAGTATGGAGTGGAAGCCTTCTCAGATATTCTGAG gcgTGAGCTTCAACATTTTGGGGTGAAAGTCAGTATGGTTGAACCTGGCTACTTCAGAACAGCAATGACAGATTGTCAGAAGTTCTCAGAGATAATGAAACAAACCTGGAAAGAAGCACCTACGCATATTAAGGAGACCTATGGACAGAAGTTTTTTGATGCCT aTCACGATCTCATGAAACAAGGGCTGCTGAGTTGTAGCACAAACCTAAACCTGGTCACCGACTGCATGGAACACGCTCTGACATCTGTGCATCCCCGCACTCGATACTCAGCTGGCTGGGATGCTCAGTTTTTCTTTGTCCCTCTATCTTATTTACCTACATCCCTGGCAGACTACATATTGACTAGATCTTGGCCCAAACCAGCCCAGGCAGTCTAA